The genomic interval CAGTTTTTCATATGACATATACATGGGATGGGTCGAGTGATGAAGTGAATGTTCTTGAGGAAGAGGAGAACGTGGGTTTTGCGTGGCCTGTTCCTCGGTGGGAACCATCACGCCGTAGTAAAGAGCGGTTTTCTGATCTTCCAGAACATATTCAGCAAGCGTTCTTAGAACAATTATCTTAGACTGCTGGTAATTAGAGAGCAGGCTATAAAACATAGCTTATTCAAAGTGAAGCGAATCTCAGCCAATTGAACTCGCCTGACTATATGAAATCTTGGAAGATCAAGTCCTTGAAACTTGCTTAAACCGTTGCGGAAACCCGCTCCTAACTGAAAGTACAGATTGAAATTAATATTACATAAGTTTGGGTCAAGAAATATAACATGAAAAAACTTAACTATTATGAAATATTGGGAGTGGAGAAAAATGCATCTATTGACGAGATTAAACAGGCATATAGGAAAAAAGCCTTCGAGTGTCACCCAGACCATGGGGGAACGGTTACTGAAATGCAGATCGTAAATGAAGCATGGGAAATTCTCTCCGATCCTCACGCCAGAGTTGTATATGACCGAGAGCAGACTAATCCTAATGATCAGGAAGCTCAACGAGAAAATCGCCAGAACAGAGCAAGGGCTCAGCAAAAGGCTGCTGAGTATCCTAAGTCATGGGAAGCTTTTGAAAAGTATCTGAACAACTTGCTGAACGATATTAGAAATGCAGAATATCAAACAGAGTATGTCACATTAAAAGGAATTAGAATAGGGCTTCCCACATCAAGCAACAGTTATTCTGCACAACTATTCATGGGCGTTGGGGGAGTATTAGGGCTAATATTTATGCTCTTTCTATTTGGTTTCTTTGCTCCCGGATCACTATTTATAACTGTGGCGTCAGGATTTGCCATTGCCGGTGCGTGGGTAGGATATTTTTTGCATAAAATACTCAAAAACGAACTATAAAATATAAAGAATATGTAGATTGGGTGAAACAGAGTGTAACCCAACACCAGACTCAGCTTCGTTAGACTCCATTGGCGCTCTGTCTAACTTACAGCGCTACAATAGCTATTATGACTACAGGTATTGAAGGCATATGTCAGAAGTTTGCTAAAGATCAATTTGAGTTTTCTAAGCATGCTGTTTATCAATCTATTGTGCGTCAGATTTTGGTGAGGGAGGTTCGAGAGGCGATTAGGGGTCGATAAACCGGGGATGCTACAGTGAACCAATCGTATACCCTGAATCCTTCAAGGGTCTGTTACCATCAAATTAGCGCTCTTGGTGGTTACTCATGACGTTAGCGATCGCGACTGAGCCCACGCCTCTCAAATCAAATGAGGATGGCGTCGTTCTTGTCGGCAACACTCGCGTCACCTTAGATACTGTGGTTACCGCCTTTCTGGAGGGTGCTACCGCAGAAGAGATTGCTGAGCAGTACCCAGTTCTTCAACTAGCTGACGTATATTCAGTGATTGCGTACTACTTGCGGCGAAAAGCCGAAGTTGATGATTATTTGAAAATCAGACAAGAGCGTGCCGCACAAGTTCGTCAAGAAAACGAGCGACGTTTCAGCCCAATTGGAATACGCGATCGCTTAATGGCGAGACTTGACCATCAAAACCAGAGCTGAGATGCTACGCCTCTTAGCGGACGAGAACTTCAACAACCAAATTGTTCGGGGTATTCTTCGGCGCAAACCTGAAATTGATATCGTCAGAGTTCAAGATGTAAATCTGTCCGAAACTGATGATCGAGTCATTCTGGAATGGGCGGCACAGCAGGGCCGAGTTCTGCTCACCCACGATGTAGAAACAATGACCCGCTATGCCTATGAGCGTGTACAAGCAGGGTTGGCAATGCCAGGAGTCTTTGAGATTAGCCGCAATGCCCCAGTTGGGCTAGCAATCGAAGAAATTTTGCTAATTACTGAAGGTAGCCTTGAGGGCGAATGGGAACGTGGTGTTTGGCGAAGACCCGCCGCCCGATCTGGTGGTTGAGGTCGATATTACCCACACCGATATTGCCAAAAATCAGTTTTACGCCAGTCTGGGGGTGCCCGAGTTTTGGCGCTTTAACGGCAGGGTTTGGCGGGTGTATGGGCTGCAAGAGGGGGTTTACGGCGAAGTGGAACTCAGCCCGACCTTTCCCCAGGTGCCTAAAGACCGGCTCTATGAATTTCTCGCTACCGCCAAGGATGACGAAATTGCTGCGGTGCAGGACCTGCGGGCCTGGTGGCAATCGAACAATTAACTCAGCGGCGGGCGATCGCACCTCAGCCTGCGATCGCATCTGGGCACTCTAAGCCCTGTAGCATTCTGTCGCACTGCATGGTCTTTAACCTTCGACAACCGCTGCGCTTTGGCATTGGGGCCATTGTGCTGGCCGGAGTTGGGAGCGCGATCGCAGCTCCAGCCCAGGCCCAAACAGGGCCTACCGTGGCCATTCCCCCCGCCTATTGGCAGGCTGTTGAAGATGCCAGAACGCCCGAACCCCACGAAGTCTTTCGAGACCTGACCGCCATCACCCGCCACAACAGCGCCCTCCGTTGGGATGAGCAGGGCCGCGTCTTGATGGCGACCTGGGCCGACTGGGTGGGCTATAGCCAAAACGTGGGCAGTCAGCTGATTGCGACCCGCGATGTGTGGGTGACAGCTGTGCCCGACCTGCAACGCTTCTGCCAAGCCTACACCCCAACCCCAGAGGTTCCCCTGGCGGCGCGCCTGGGTCAGGTACTTGGCCTGCCGCCAGAATCCGCCGATCGCTCGGCCCAGCGCCAGGTGGTGGAGATCTGGGTGGATCCGCAGTTTTTGTTTCGCCCCAGCCCCGACCCCGAAATCACCGACCATGAGGCCGAGCTGACCTTTCGTGCCGCCAGCGAATTTGTCACAGTGCCGATCGCCTATCAGCACTGGTTTTACGCCCAGTACGACCAGCGCTACCAGTACCAGGGCCAGCCGATCGCCCTTGACGACGCAGACCCCCCCAGCGCCCTGCCCTACCCCTGGACTCAGCTGGGCTACACCTACGACTGGGGGAACAGCGCCGACTGGGCCACCCTCGACCGCGATCGCCCCGAGCATGTGGGCCTGAGCGAGTTTGTGGTGCGCCAGTGGTCACCGATCGCTATCCAGGCCGTGCAGCCCACCGATGTTTACTGCCGCGAGTCGGGCTCGCCCCAGCGCTAATTCGTCCGTCTGATAGAGTCCCTTAGCCAAACCCCTGGATGACAGTGGGTGTGACGTCTATCTCTGGCTCAACCTATGACCGCCTATACCCTAGAGGCAGCGGCGACCAAAGCCGCGATCGCCTCGCTCAACCTCTACCGCACCCACCTTTCACCCCACAAAGGCTTTGCCTGTCCCCACGGTGTGCTCTACGGCGAATCCTGCTCAGACTACGTGAAACGCATTTTGAGCGATCAAAATTTCAGCGCGGCCATTCGGCAAGCTCCCCAACAGTTTAGAAACTGCCGACTGGCGGCCCAAACGCTACAATCTCGCCGGGCTCAGGGCGGCTGTTTCATCATCCCCTGCTGCATTCCAATTCCGCTCTAGCTCTACCTGATGGAGCCAATCCACCCGTGCCGTTCACAGTCTGGTGGATAGCCGCTGAGTGGTTCTTTGGGCGATGATGGAGGAATGGCAGAGTAAGCCCCGGCTTTGGGCCCCTGGTGGAGGGACCTGGCTGTAGGTCTGGCCAGCTAGCGGCGGGCCAAATATGCGGTAGTCTGAGGGTTTGACAAACCCAACGCAGTTGGCTTGTGGTCGGGAGGTGAACCGCTTGAGGCAGGGGCTAGCCGCCTACTCACCAGCCCCGCTCCGCCTGGGTTTAGCTCCGCGATTACATCAGCTCGTGTGATGACATTTCATGATCAATCGCTTCAAAATTGGCACCAGAATCGGGGCCGGGTTTGCCCTGGGACTAACCATCCTCACCCTACTCGGGGCCGTTGCCTATAGAACCACCACTAACCTGATTCGCAATGCCCAGCGCGAGCGGGCCTCTCACCAAGTTTTGGGGTACCTGGCCGATCTGGAGGCGGAGTTAGCCAATGCCGAAACCGGGCAACGTGGCTATCTGATCACGGGGCAGCCCCTATACCTGGAACCCTACAACCAGGCCCTAACCCAGATTGACGAACTCGAACGGATGCTGCGTCAGCTCGACTTGGGTGACTCGGCTACCTACGGTCGCTTAGATGAGCTGAGCCCGCTGATTGATGCCCGTCTAGCGAGACTGAGGGAGGGGATTAATCGGCGTGAGACCGGCGGGTTTGCAGCGGCCCAGGCCTTCATTTTGACGGATCAGGGGCGGCAGCTCATGGTACAGGTGCGCAATCTAATTGATGAGCTGCGCCTGGAAGAAGAGGCTCTGCTGGAGGCTCGGGCCGAGCAAGCCCAGTTGGCGGCCCAGCAAACCCTCTACACCATTGCCTTTGGTATCCCGGCCTCGTTTGTTTTGCTGTCGCTGGTGGGCTGGGCGCTGGCCCGCAACATCTCCCGGCCCCTGCGAAATCTCTCCGATACCGCCGAGCAACTGGCCAAGGGTGATCTGACGATCGACCTGCCCCAGAGCACCTCCCAGGACGAAACCGGCATTCTGACCCGCACCTTTAACCTGATGGTGGTCAACCTGCGGGAAACCATTCGCGCCAATGAGGATCAGCGCTGGCTGAAGTCTAACCTGGCCGATCTGTCCCAGCAGCTCCAGGGCCAGCGCAGTCTGGAAGCCCTGGCCAACCTGGTGCTGACCTATGTGGCGCCGCTGGTAGGGGCCCAGCAGGGTCTGCTGTACCTGCTGGACACCGACAGCCAGCCGTCGCGGCTGAAGCTGCTCAGCAGCTATGCCTACCAGGAGCGCAAGCAGCTGGCCAACGAGTTTGCCCTGGGGGAGGGTCTGGTGGGTCAGTGTGCCCTGGAGCAGCAGCGGATTTTGCTGACCGAGGTGCCAGGCGACTACATTCGCATTCGTTCGGGGCTGGGGACGGCCCCGCCGCTCAATATCGTGGTGCTGCCGATTCTGTTTGAGCACCAGGTGCAGGGGGTGATCGAACTGGCGTCGTTTCAGCGGTTTGACGATCTCCAGCTCTCCTTTTTAGAGGAGGCCAGCGCCGTGGCGGGGGTGATGATCAATGCGATCGCCGCCTACCTGCAAACCCAGCAGTTGCTGGAGCAGTCCCAAATTTTGACCGAAGAGCTGCGCCAGCAGCAGGAAGAACTGCTCCAGAGCAACCAGCTGCTAGAGGAGCGCACCCAGTCCCTGCAGGAGTCGGAGTACACCCTGCAGCAGCAGCAGGAGGAGCTACAGCAGTCCAACGAAGAACTCCAGCAGCTCAACGAGGAGCTGGAGGAAAAAGCCGAGCTGCTGGAAACCCAAAAACAACAGGTGGAGCGCAAAAACCAGGAGATCGAGCTGGCCCGGCAGGCCCTGGAGGATCAGGCCGCCCAGCTGGCCCAGTCGTCGCGCTACAAGTCAGAATTTCTGGCCAATATGTCCCACGAGCTGCGTACGCCGCTCAACAGCCTGCTGATTTTGGCCCAGATGCTCAGTACCAACAGCGACGGCAACCTGACCGAAAAGCAGGTGGAGTACAGCCGCACGATTCACTCCGCCGGGGCCGATCTGCTCGATCTGATCAACGATATTCTCGATATGGCCAAAATCGAGTCGGGCACCATGCAGGTGACCGTCGAGACCCTGCCCTTTACGGCCATTCAGCTAGAGCTGACCCGCACCTTTGAGCCCCTGGCCGCCAGCAAGGGGCTCCAGTTCGACATTGTGCTCGACGAGACCCTGCCCCCCAGCCTCTCCACCGACCCCAGACGGCTCCAGCAAATTCTCAAAAACCTGCTCTCCAACGCCATCAAATTTACCGATCGCGGTAGCGTCACCGTACAGGTTTCGCCCCTGGCGGGCGATCGGGTGGCCTTTGCGGTCAGCGACACCGGCATTGGCATCGCGCCGGATAAGCAGCAGACCATCTTTGGCGCGTTTCAGCAGGCCGACGGCACCACCAGCCGCAAGTACGGCGGCACCGGCCTGGGGCTGTCGATCAGCCAGCAGCTCAGTCAGCTGCTGGGCGGCAGCCTGGATCTGGTCAGCCAGCCCGATCGCGGCAGTACCTTCACCCTCTCGCTGCCGCTGCACTACAGCGCCCCCAGCAATGGCGCTCCCAGCAGTGGGGCCGAGCCGGAGGCACCGGTGGTTCGCAGCCGCCCCGCCGCTCCTGAGACAGCGGCTCCGGTAGAGGTGCCCAATCGCCTGGCCCAGCCTCTGCCGCCGCTACCCCACTCCCTGGAGGACGATCGCGACCGGGTGCAGCCAGCGGGGCAAGACGGCGCTGACCAGGTGCTGCTGGTGATTGAAGACGACCCCAACTTTGCTCGCATTTTGCTGGAGATGGCGCGGGGGCAGGGGTTCAAGGTGCTGGTAGCCCTGGAGGGGCAGGCCGGGCTGGCCATGGCCCAGCGGTTTGTGCCCAGCGCCATCACCCTCGACCTGCACCTGCCCGACATGGAGGGGCTGACGGTGCTGGAGCAGCTCAAGCAGGACCCCGCCACGCGCCACATTCCGGTGCATGTGATGACGGTGAACGACCAGCAGCAGCAGGAATTTCAGATGGGGGCGATCGCCCACATTCAAAAACCCGTGGCCCCCGAGGTTCTAACCCAAACCCTGATTGACATCAAACAGTTTGTGGAGCGGCGGGTGCGCTACCTGCTGGTGATCGAAGACGACCCGGTGCAGGCCCAGAGCATCATTGAGCTGATTGGTGGGCCTGAGGTGACCAGCACCGCCGTCCACACCGGAGCGGCGGCCCTGGCGGCTCTGCGATCGCAGCCCTGCGACTGTATCGTGCTCGACCTGGGCCTGCCGGACATGAACGGCTTTGACCTGATCGAGCAGATCAAGCAGAATCCGGCCCTGGTGCGGCTGCCAATCATTGTCTACACCGGCAAGGACTTGACGGAGGCTCAGGAAACTCAGCTGCGCCGCCTGGCCGAAACCATCATCATCAAGGACGTGCGATCGCCCGAGCGACTGCTGGACGAAACGGCGCTGTTTTTGCACCGGGTGCAGGCCGATCTGCCGCCGGGGCAGCAGCAAATGCTGGAGCGCCTGCACCACAGCGACCCGGCCCTGGCCGGCAAAAAGGTGCTGATTGTCGACGACGATGTTCGCAACGTGTTTGCCCTCACCAGCCTGCTGGAGCAGTACGACATGGAGGTGGTGTTTGCCGAAAATGGCCGCGACGGCATTGCCACCCTCCAGGCCAACCCCGATGTGGGTCTGGTGCTGATGGATGTGATGATGCCGGAGCTAGACGGCTACGAAACCACCCGCCTGATACGCCAGCAGGAGTCGTTTCGATCGCTGCCGATTATTGCCCTGACCGCCAAGGCCATGCAGGGCGATCGCGAAAAGTGCATTGAGGCCGGGGCCTCCGACTACATCACCAAACCAATCGATACCGAGCAGCTGCTCACCCTGCTGCGGCTGTGGTTATACCCGTGATTCTGGCCCAAAATCCTCTCTTGGGAGTACAGTTTAGCCAGGCAACTACGTGAGAATAGATGTCAAGGTCGATGCGCTGGTCATCGGCTCTGGTAGCGGGAACAAACGCCTCGCGGGGCTGGTTCCGGGGGTGGATCGACCGGGGTTGATGACGCTGTTTTCGAGTGGATTGACCCGTTAATTGACGTCATTGTGCAGGACCAGTGAGTATCTTAAAGGCAGACGAAGTAGATATTCACCTGCTGGTTGAGGGGCTATACCATCGGTATGGCTACGATTTTCGCAACTATGCCAAGGCCTCGCTCAAGCGCCGCATCCACAGCTTTTTAAAGGCCGAATCAATCGCCAGTGTGGCTGACCTGCAGGTTCAGATGCTGCGCGATCGCGCCTGTGCCGATCGCCTGCTGCTGGGGCTCACCGTCAACACCACCGCCATGTTTCGTGACCCCGGCTTCTACATCGCCTTTCGGCAGCAGGTGGTGCCCCTGCTGCGCACCTACCCCTTTTTTCGCATCTGGCATGCGGGCTGTTCCACCGGCCAAGAAGTGTACTCCATGGCCATTTTGCTGCAGGAAGAGGGGCTCTACCACCGCTGCCGCATCTACGCCACCGACGCCAACGAAAGGGTGCTGCAAACGGCGCGCCAGGGCATCTATCCCTACAAACAAATGCAGGAATACACCCAGCTTTACCTGAAGGCGGGCGGGCAACGCACCTTTTCGGAGTACTACACCGCCAACTACGACAACGTGATTTTGCGCCCTTTTTTGCGGGAGAGAATTGTCTTTGGTGAGCACAATTTAGTCACCGATGGATCGTTCAATGAATTTAACGTCATTATCTGTCGCAACGTGCTGATTTATTTCAACCAAGCGCTGCAAAACCAGGTGCACGAACTGTTCTACAACAGCCTCTGTAAATTCGGTATCCTGGGCTTAGGTAAACAGGAAACCATTCGGTTTACCAAGTATGAAACGGCCTATGAGGACCTGGCTAAAGCCGAAAAGCTGTACAGGAGACGGAGCTAGTGGCCTATGAACTCCTGACCATAGGCACCTCCTTAGGAGGGTTGACGGCTCTCAAGACTTTGCTAGGATCGCTGCCTGAGTCGTTCCCCGCCGCCCTGGCGATTGTTCAGCACCGCCATCGGGAGTCCGATCAGGGTCTGAGCACGTTTTTGCAGCAGTTTACGGTTCTGCCTGTGCACGAAGTAGAAGACAAAGAATTCATCCGGCCTGGGCACGTTTACTTCGCTCCCGCCGACTATCATTTGCTGGTAGAATATGGGTATTTCTCTCTTTCGATCGATGACCCAGTTTGCTATGCTCGTCCGTCAATTGATGTGCTGTTTGAGTCAGCGGCCGATGTCTACAATGATCGCGTTATCGGCATTATTTTGACCGGAGCTAACCACGATGGGGTACAGGGCTTATCGACGATTAAGTCGCGGGGAGGGCTAACGATTGTGCAGGCTCCAGGCACCGCCGAAAGTCCAATTTTGCCTGAGGCGGCGATCGCAGCGGTTCCCGTCGACATGGTTTTGCCTATCTCCCACATCGGGCCTCATCTGATCAAACTTTGCGCGGCAGCGGGAGCCTAGGGATGCAGACCCCATCGCCAGTCAACATCTTGCTTGTGGACGATCAGCCCGAAAACCTGGTGGCGCTGGAGGCCATTTTGGGCGAACTGGAGGCCAACCTGGTCAAGTCCACCTCTGGAGAGGAGGCACTGCGCTGCCTGCTGCAGGAGGACTTTGCCGTGATTCTGCTGGATGTGCAGATGCCGCAGATGGATGGCTTCGAGGTGGCCACGCTGATTCGGCGGCGGCCGCGATCCCAGGACACCCCGATTATCTTTTTGACCGCCTTTAGCAGCAGCGAACAGTTTATGTTCAAGGGCTACGCCCTCGGTGCTGTGGATTACCTGATCAAACCGATCGCGCCCAACATTCTGCTGTCCAAGGTCGCCATTTTCATCGAGCTGTTCAAAAAGACTGAGGCCCTGCGCCAGAAGACCGCCACCCTGGAGCAGCAGACCACCCAGCTAGAGGCCATCAACACCGAACTTCAGGTCAGCGAAGAGCGGTTTCGCCTGCTCAGCACCTGTTCGCCGCTGGGGGTGTTTGTCACCGACCCGGAGGGCCACTGCATCTACACCAATCCACGGTTTCAGGCCATCTGTCGGGGGGTGCCCACCGCCGCCGGGCCCAGCTGGCTCGATTCGGTCCACCCCTGCGACCTCGACGGGGCGCGCTCCAGCTGGGCCGCCTACCTCCAGGAGGGGCAGGAATACGCCCAGGAGTTTCGGCTGCGGTCCGAGGGCGAGCCTGCCCGCTGGGCCTCAATCCGTGCGGCCCGCATGGTCTCGGAGCAAAAGACCTTTCTGGGCTACGTCGGCACCGTTGAAGATATCACCGAGCGCAAGCAGGCCGAGGCCGCCAATGCTCAGATCATGCGTGAGCAGGTGGCCCGTCAGGAGGCCGAAACCGCCAATCGCATGAAAGATGACTTTATTGCGGTGCTGTCCCACGAGCTGCGAACGCCGCTCAACTCCATTTTGGGCTGGGCTAACCTGCTGCAGGCGGGCAAGCTGGATCCGCAAAAAGTTGAGTTCGCCATCGACACCATCGAGCGCAATGCCCTGGTGCAGAAACAGCTAATCGAAGACATTCTCGACGTATCGCAAATTGTCCGCGGCAAGCTGCAGCTGCACCGCCAGCCCCTCGATCTGGTCACCGTGGCCGAAACCGCCCTGGAGACGGTGCGGCCAGCGGCCACGGCCAAGGCGATCGCCCTGACCACCAATTTCCACGACTACAATCGCCTGGAGGTGGTGGGCGACGCCCTGCGCCTCCAGCAAGTGATCTGGAACCTGCTGACCAACGCCGTCAAGTTTACCCCCGAGCAGGGGCGGGTCGATGTGCACCTGTCCGTGGTAGCAGAGCTGCCCCAGGGCCAGCTACCCACCGGGTCTTGCGCCCTCTCGGGCGCTCCGGCCCCTGCCTACGCACAGTTGCGGGTCACCGATACCGGGCTGGGCATTGACGCCAATTTTTTGCCCCACATCTTCGATCGCTTTCGCCAGGCCGACAGCAGCATCACCCGCTCCCAGGGGGGGCTGGGGCTGGGGCTGGCGATCGTCCACCACCTGGTGGAGCAGCACCAGGGCTGCGTCTGGGCCGAGAGCGATGGCCTCAACCAGGGGGCGGCCTTTACCGTGGCCCTGCCGCTGACCGAGTCGCTCTCCCCTACAGCGCCCCCGCCGGCCCCGGCGCCCGCCGGGGAGGTTCCCCCCCAGCAGGCCCTGAGCGGCATGCCCATCCTGATCGTGGAGGACGATGGCGACACCCGCGATTTTTTGGCCTTCCTGCTGGAGTCCCAGGGGGCTGAGGTGACCGCCACCGCCTCCGGGGAGGAGGCCCTGCGCCTGATCGGCACCCTCCAGCCCGCCGTGCTGCTGTGCGACATCAGCATGCCCGACATGGATGGCTACACCCTGGTTGAAAAGGTGCGATCGCAGCTGCCCGAACCCCAGGCCCATACCCCTGCGATCGCCATTACCGCCCACGCCCGGCTGTCCGACCAGGCCAGGGCACTATCCACCGGGTTTCAGCACCACCTGCCCAAGC from Leptolyngbya sp. KIOST-1 carries:
- a CDS encoding response regulator, with product MINRFKIGTRIGAGFALGLTILTLLGAVAYRTTTNLIRNAQRERASHQVLGYLADLEAELANAETGQRGYLITGQPLYLEPYNQALTQIDELERMLRQLDLGDSATYGRLDELSPLIDARLARLREGINRRETGGFAAAQAFILTDQGRQLMVQVRNLIDELRLEEEALLEARAEQAQLAAQQTLYTIAFGIPASFVLLSLVGWALARNISRPLRNLSDTAEQLAKGDLTIDLPQSTSQDETGILTRTFNLMVVNLRETIRANEDQRWLKSNLADLSQQLQGQRSLEALANLVLTYVAPLVGAQQGLLYLLDTDSQPSRLKLLSSYAYQERKQLANEFALGEGLVGQCALEQQRILLTEVPGDYIRIRSGLGTAPPLNIVVLPILFEHQVQGVIELASFQRFDDLQLSFLEEASAVAGVMINAIAAYLQTQQLLEQSQILTEELRQQQEELLQSNQLLEERTQSLQESEYTLQQQQEELQQSNEELQQLNEELEEKAELLETQKQQVERKNQEIELARQALEDQAAQLAQSSRYKSEFLANMSHELRTPLNSLLILAQMLSTNSDGNLTEKQVEYSRTIHSAGADLLDLINDILDMAKIESGTMQVTVETLPFTAIQLELTRTFEPLAASKGLQFDIVLDETLPPSLSTDPRRLQQILKNLLSNAIKFTDRGSVTVQVSPLAGDRVAFAVSDTGIGIAPDKQQTIFGAFQQADGTTSRKYGGTGLGLSISQQLSQLLGGSLDLVSQPDRGSTFTLSLPLHYSAPSNGAPSSGAEPEAPVVRSRPAAPETAAPVEVPNRLAQPLPPLPHSLEDDRDRVQPAGQDGADQVLLVIEDDPNFARILLEMARGQGFKVLVALEGQAGLAMAQRFVPSAITLDLHLPDMEGLTVLEQLKQDPATRHIPVHVMTVNDQQQQEFQMGAIAHIQKPVAPEVLTQTLIDIKQFVERRVRYLLVIEDDPVQAQSIIELIGGPEVTSTAVHTGAAALAALRSQPCDCIVLDLGLPDMNGFDLIEQIKQNPALVRLPIIVYTGKDLTEAQETQLRRLAETIIIKDVRSPERLLDETALFLHRVQADLPPGQQQMLERLHHSDPALAGKKVLIVDDDVRNVFALTSLLEQYDMEVVFAENGRDGIATLQANPDVGLVLMDVMMPELDGYETTRLIRQQESFRSLPIIALTAKAMQGDREKCIEAGASDYITKPIDTEQLLTLLRLWLYP
- a CDS encoding DUF433 domain-containing protein, with translation MTLAIATEPTPLKSNEDGVVLVGNTRVTLDTVVTAFLEGATAEEIAEQYPVLQLADVYSVIAYYLRRKAEVDDYLKIRQERAAQVRQENERRFSPIGIRDRLMARLDHQNQS
- a CDS encoding chemotaxis protein CheB, giving the protein MAYELLTIGTSLGGLTALKTLLGSLPESFPAALAIVQHRHRESDQGLSTFLQQFTVLPVHEVEDKEFIRPGHVYFAPADYHLLVEYGYFSLSIDDPVCYARPSIDVLFESAADVYNDRVIGIILTGANHDGVQGLSTIKSRGGLTIVQAPGTAESPILPEAAIAAVPVDMVLPISHIGPHLIKLCAAAGA
- a CDS encoding response regulator, which encodes MQTPSPVNILLVDDQPENLVALEAILGELEANLVKSTSGEEALRCLLQEDFAVILLDVQMPQMDGFEVATLIRRRPRSQDTPIIFLTAFSSSEQFMFKGYALGAVDYLIKPIAPNILLSKVAIFIELFKKTEALRQKTATLEQQTTQLEAINTELQVSEERFRLLSTCSPLGVFVTDPEGHCIYTNPRFQAICRGVPTAAGPSWLDSVHPCDLDGARSSWAAYLQEGQEYAQEFRLRSEGEPARWASIRAARMVSEQKTFLGYVGTVEDITERKQAEAANAQIMREQVARQEAETANRMKDDFIAVLSHELRTPLNSILGWANLLQAGKLDPQKVEFAIDTIERNALVQKQLIEDILDVSQIVRGKLQLHRQPLDLVTVAETALETVRPAATAKAIALTTNFHDYNRLEVVGDALRLQQVIWNLLTNAVKFTPEQGRVDVHLSVVAELPQGQLPTGSCALSGAPAPAYAQLRVTDTGLGIDANFLPHIFDRFRQADSSITRSQGGLGLGLAIVHHLVEQHQGCVWAESDGLNQGAAFTVALPLTESLSPTAPPPAPAPAGEVPPQQALSGMPILIVEDDGDTRDFLAFLLESQGAEVTATASGEEALRLIGTLQPAVLLCDISMPDMDGYTLVEKVRSQLPEPQAHTPAIAITAHARLSDQARALSTGFQHHLPKPIEAEALIHAILQVAGAGSEPSGAG
- a CDS encoding DUF5615 family PIN-like protein; translation: MTIKTRAEMLRLLADENFNNQIVRGILRRKPEIDIVRVQDVNLSETDDRVILEWAAQQGRVLLTHDVETMTRYAYERVQAGLAMPGVFEISRNAPVGLAIEEILLITEGSLEGEWERGVWRRPAARSGG
- a CDS encoding J domain-containing protein is translated as MKKLNYYEILGVEKNASIDEIKQAYRKKAFECHPDHGGTVTEMQIVNEAWEILSDPHARVVYDREQTNPNDQEAQRENRQNRARAQQKAAEYPKSWEAFEKYLNNLLNDIRNAEYQTEYVTLKGIRIGLPTSSNSYSAQLFMGVGGVLGLIFMLFLFGFFAPGSLFITVASGFAIAGAWVGYFLHKILKNEL
- a CDS encoding Uma2 family endonuclease, encoding MVFGEDPPPDLVVEVDITHTDIAKNQFYASLGVPEFWRFNGRVWRVYGLQEGVYGEVELSPTFPQVPKDRLYEFLATAKDDEIAAVQDLRAWWQSNN
- the yidD gene encoding membrane protein insertion efficiency factor YidD, with translation MTAYTLEAAATKAAIASLNLYRTHLSPHKGFACPHGVLYGESCSDYVKRILSDQNFSAAIRQAPQQFRNCRLAAQTLQSRRAQGGCFIIPCCIPIPL
- a CDS encoding CheR family methyltransferase, producing the protein MSILKADEVDIHLLVEGLYHRYGYDFRNYAKASLKRRIHSFLKAESIASVADLQVQMLRDRACADRLLLGLTVNTTAMFRDPGFYIAFRQQVVPLLRTYPFFRIWHAGCSTGQEVYSMAILLQEEGLYHRCRIYATDANERVLQTARQGIYPYKQMQEYTQLYLKAGGQRTFSEYYTANYDNVILRPFLRERIVFGEHNLVTDGSFNEFNVIICRNVLIYFNQALQNQVHELFYNSLCKFGILGLGKQETIRFTKYETAYEDLAKAEKLYRRRS